The DNA region aaccgacctccggtctCACATCCCCTAGCTACCTGAACTCGTgaccctaacccacgttgatgattcaccccaggtgtttgagtatctgagggCCTAGGAACATCACCACAAATTGCAGGAGATTGCCTGAGATAGGCAGACAAATCagcgtagtcttgtgtatgcatcgaAGGGATACCGCCATAGCTGAGATCATGACCCATGtcagagtagttgggttgtgtttgagttgTAGGAGGGCGACCATgacgattgaagggagacattggtgtgaatgatgcgtcgaggaaaggttgaaatgattgttgtggtgtttggtagacatatgattgttgaaggttttggttttgagatgtttgggcttcttggctatggtgGGAGGGggacggttggtgttaaatgatcgttgagtgttttggctaaggcggctATGATAGGGTGATATGTTGGATGCATAGCAATGTTGTATGTCTTGATGACGATCtagttgttggtggtggtacggggtatgctcttggtattgtggttgggtgtttggCATGTTAGGGTTATATGTTTGTGTGTGTATGGATGAGAAATTTTGATGGATAGGGAGTTGTGAGTAACtggtctgacaatgttgttggggtttagatgttgagccttctggtgtgtaagttgcctggtgtgggtcgtataggtacatatcctcggcgatgaactcaaatccaaccgatctgtaccaagccatataattacacttggtttttcttcagttggcatcacaACGTCTGTTAAGGCATGGTCttggcggtgcttccatttgcgacactcagatctagcgaagctttgccatgggttaaagttccattgaCCGTTAACTTTGCATAGATGTCATTCTTCTAGGTTTGccgggggatctgggatgtgttgaagcataccgaactgtAATTTAACACAatcactattgtgcatctccatagtggtgaatcttatgatcggtgtgcatgcatTCCAAACGGTTGcgtcttgttcgttgatttcatggtcatgatccaaatttagataTGGAGCCAAATGAACTAAAATGTGAACATATATTAATTATAAATTATTACGAAATAATTAGGTTAATGGTCGTACATCTGttggtcgaaggtgatccaagagattgcgatactgggTAATACAGTGCCTAGGAGATttgttataactcataccacgtgtcgatcatctgcaccataaaagtaaaaatattatttagagataataatcgataaagtaagtaaatatagtccatttttaagaacttacttttATGCATATGGGAATGTGAatgggttgttgttgacgggcgctagggacggtagtctggaccaacctcatgcttggagcaaaacagcacatccagaaaatgtagataTGTCTTTGTGggcatttttacacaaagagctataaagataagtcaaacaagcggacccccaactgtaacttcatattctatctacatgtcttaataaaggtaaatacataacatgcatactagaaccactaccttcgggaaataaaaataaaccaattaaaagtataatgtaacacctagtttttctTATTCGAGCCTCTTCAATAGAATTCTCATCTAACTGTAAGCTGTTATAAtatgccttaaggcgtgaaaggagtataccttgacctctcgagttatcatctaacaaatcagcatccaagaggtccatgcaaattgaattcgcatagttgTTTTACCATTCACTGCCTTACCTTCGATAGGCAGTTCCACTAacatgtagacgtcttctaacgtcacggtacattCACTGGTTGGAAACaagaatgtgtgtgtctcgggacgccatctttcacataacGCAAGAATAAATTTATTATGTAACCGACCAATACATtattttgcttatatgtccaaaaccggcgagttcgacatacggttgaatcatcgggtccatgtgtacaaattcgtggacccgagttcgaaACCTAGAAATATCCTaaaaaagaaacaacaaaatacgttactttataaaagataaacaataaATTAAATATCGTTATTAAAAATTATTCTAGAAAAATAATACAAGTATTGAACGCTTACATAAATTGTTATATTTGCAACTGTGTCTCTGTGCAATTCACCCATAGTGAGGAGAGACATCTTATCGGAGTAAATATTTGAAACACTGGTTGTTGCagatgaaaattttgttgttgtaGAGGAAGAAGTGATTGTTGGTGAGGAAAAAATGTGAGAGTTGCATGGTTATTTATAATGAGTGACATGCAAAGACATGCAAAAGTTTGAATGCATGGATACTAGTGCTTGCATGCTAGCGCCAATCAAACTGGCGCCTCCTAGGCTTGCATGCATGCATGGTCTTCACCTAGCCTGGCGCTTGCATGGCTCTGCATGCTGAGTTACGAGGTCTACAAGGAAGACATGGTAGCACCAATTGCACTTGCGCCCATGTACAAGGAATACATGCTAGCGCCAATTGGACTGGTGTTAGggcttgcatgcttgacacatcacttgcctatttaagtgtcttactatctatatccaacaatcaacacaaattcATTTGCACCAAAAAAATATTACTTTTCATCTGTACAagaaatattacaatgtcatctGCACCAAAATATATTATCAATGCTCGCTGCAACGGTGAGACATATGAGTCTGATCTATACgtgttttattttcaaaacacCGATACTATccgacttacgatcaagagaaattcagatttcttgcatttgaaaaaacgaATTAAATCCTGCATAAGATCTGGTCTTGTGTCACAAATCACGTatcaaaattcaatttttttcGAGAATAGACAATGCAAATTTTCCCCGCTAAAGGTACGGGAcaatgaagatgttgaatatatgtttgttagtcacgaacattctggttgcaactctattgagttatatattactcttcaaccaagtataccatctcagcaatctcagataactaatcaagttgaatctgatgaatttgattcagAAAACTCAGATGAAGCTGACCCAGAAGCAGAAGAGGAAGTCAatgtcgttgatgaagaagaagaagagaccgagacacaagtcgatcatatgttgaacaacaacattaaaGATGACGATCATCCAACgccattacctccaagtcatgtatatAATCTGCCTCAACATATGACACACATGGATCTGCATGACGACGAAACATCCAACAATGTTTTTTATAACCCGTATCTACAATCAATGGATGGGTTAAAAGTGGGAGACAAGTTCCACACTAAAGAAGAATGTatgcgagctatcaaaaaatttcacatgaatcACTCTGTTGATTTCACAGTGAAAtgcactgattcgagaaggtatgtcatcgaatgtcgtaacatcctttgcaAGTTTCGATTGGCTGCGTCTCACAAAAAGAGAAgcgactcttgggagatagcttctatagacccacctcacagttgcattgcaactaatgttgaacaagatcaccgtaaactaagcgtTGCATTGATAATTCAAGACATTTtgccgcttgttaacaaagacccatcagtgaaggtgagtataataatatttcatatcgtcacaagatataattatactccatcttacaagaaagcatggattgcgaggacaaagattgttgaacaggtattcgacaactgggaggattcatacaaagaattgccacgaTTTTTATAGGCCTTAAAAACATACGTACCAGgaactgttgcaattatggagacattgccagcatttacgccagacggaacctgtgttgctggaaatagaatctttcaccgcctcttttgttttatttttattttgtgtCTTTCAAAGGTGAACACTTTTAAAAAAGTGTGTCTCTGAAATTTGAGGATGcattttttataaaaaaaatagatAAAATATGGATGTCTAAGTATCAGAATACTAAAATACGTGTTTAAAAAATGCTACTCTGAATTttataaataattatattttttttactGGCTTTTCTTTACCATGATGATAGAAGATTCCTAAGGATGAAAAAAGTAATCctttttatttattgtttcaaTCATACAAACTTTTATAATGATTCTCTTTCATTTTGGGCGTTTTTAATGGGTCTTAAGCTAATGGAATATGAGAAAAATCTACGTGGCATCCACTAACACTCCTATATATTTTTATAATActaaaaatatattatttttattaaccatatttattaaaaaaatatttcaATCGCAATAAATATGATAATAATACAAAAAATTTGGTATAGGTTACCGAATTAATTGAAATATCTAGTACATATCAAAAGATTTATCAGATGTTTCAAAAAATTCACTATATCGAATATATTCTTCACACCCCTTAAAAATTCAATAATATTATTTTTGAAAGGTTGTGATTATGTTGACACTTTTGTAAGGTTGTAATTGTGTCGACACTTTTGTGTGGTTCATAATGATTGAAAATTTGTATTGATTTTGGTATCTCATAATGTCTCAATTTTGGAGTCTCGCTACTTTAGCGACATAGGTCCTTCTATTGATTTTAGGCTCACCGAGGACATCCCTTGTTGATGTTTTGACATTCAAACTGGATAATCTTTTGTATTACCCAAACAACATAATGGTGGTTAAGATCAAGTATCATTCACAATCGATTGATAACAAAGGAAAGGTGAAGTTCATTAACTCTGAGTAGAAGACCAATGAAGGTTTAAAATGTGAAACACATATCATCGATATGAAACAATGTGTTCGATCGAGGTGGATGCGACACTTGCAAGATTTGTCGACGATATTATTAAGATGTTGAAACGTCATTAATCATTTAGCAACGTTTAAGTTATATTCacattattttcattttaatttatGTTAAGAAATGTTCATGTTAAGTTAGATTCATCCCACAATAATATAATGCTAGTTTTCGTCTGATGCAATGTTAAGATAAATTGTCAATAGTATACAAATAATTCATTACAAATCCAAAATAATGTTAACGAcaataaataatgaaaaaaattatataaatGTATGGTCAAACgaattttgatgatgacaacacttAATATCAAACGATATTCAAAAAATCTATATATAGTAGTTGCTAACTTAATATATATATTGTCAACAAaaaaaaagatatatatatatatatatatatatatatatatatatatatatatatatatatatatatatatatatatatatatatatatatatatatatatatatatatatatatatatatatatatatatatatatatatatatggatgGAAAATCTACACTTCAGCTAAGTAGTTGTTaacttttgatgatgacaacacttAATATCAAATGATATTCAGTGAAGTCAAGTATATGTTGAAAATAGCTCGAGCGATCAACAAAGCACAAGATGATTGATTAAGCTATCCTCCTGAATCACGATATGCTCTTGAAGATCAAGAGATCTTTTTAATGTCAAAACTATGGCCAAATGAATTTCAAGTGAAGACTTCCGTTTCAAGGTTCATAAGTGGTTTAACCTCTCAATGATGGTAATCAACATGAAGATATATCAAGTCTTATTAAGAAGACTCAAATTTATTGTGTGATTCTAAACTCAAAGATAAATGTGCCAAGACTTGAAGCTTCAGAGTTGTGACAAAGAAGTAGTGTGAAAACTCACATGGTCATGTATGTCTGAGTGACCATTATATCGACACGTAAGCTGCAATATTAAAGTCTGTAGCTTTTGTCTCATGTGCCAAGTCTTCAGGTCGACCTATAGGCAGCGCATAACcttataggtcgacacatgcttCCAAACAGGTCTCCACATAACTTGAATAAgtcgatacatgactcgtataAGTCGATCTATTGATAAAATTCTTTGAAAAATTGCATCTATTTTCATTCCTTTTGCTTGTTATGAGTCTTACACGTATATATACTTGgtacatgcatcattctctagtaaggtttctagagtgagtaaaacctacattaatctaggatttcaaagcatctcatcatcttcaattcaatctatgcatacacataATCAAACTATACACTATCATTTTTTAATTGGGTGTCATATAGGTTAGGATTGATAAtgtccaattaggtttgttgtatcgagaatattgggttgagatctttgagggattcaaataagaaaacaaggtggggttttccttcaagatctttagggtttaaaggttttggacaagattgtgtAATTCATATCCGATCGAGTGAAAGTCTTGGGACAAGGTGTGTCGTACAACGGAGTAGCGTGAAATGGTGGATCatgttgacaaatcttgggttcaacaagtaTGCGCTTGGAATTAATTCAGTCGGGTGAAATCCTTGAGACAAGGAGGtcgtgcaaggaagtagcaacaacatGTGAATTGAAGCGGAATTGTTGGTgtcttgatcaatctttgatcaagatttttggaggtgctagagtcaagaacaaacttagggtttgtggcatttgatttctcatatcttgtatacatacatttgcaaagtaagatttattataataatatcttaattcgaattcgaattgagggcagacaTACCCATAAagaggtcgattggggaactaCCTACACAAATCTTTGTGTACTCTCTCTCTTtctctatctcttttattttttgattcgcaaattgttgattactttgatctcttgatcaacattgtttggatgataatttttgaatcatttgtgaaatttgtgttattgtagtaatcacataccatttggtagtgattggatttctaagaaCTACAAACACTATACAAACATCCAAACTTTGTTGATCGCACgcaaagtgttcgacaaattgttTCAACTAGTTTTTTGTGTATTGCTATCATTAGAGATAGATCTTTACTATAATAGAGTATTCAATTTGTTGTTAAAAGTGTTGTTAGCCAACTTGTGAATTATTATCATACCATTAACACCTTTACGCATATCTGGGTTATTCAATAGTAGGTTCAGTTAGACGATTTTTGAtccgggaaatatttgaaacttgtttCCACGGCataaaattttctaagtataatttttggataaatttttaacttgggatctattcaccccccccccccccccccccctctagaTATAGGCCTATtgtctaacaagtggtatcatgAGCTCCGGTTATTTCCGGTCTTAAGAATTGCTTATTAGAAAATGGAtaccgaacctaaaggggcgtaTAATATAACACCTATTTTCACTGGcgaaaattatggctattggaaaaGCTTGTTGCATATCCATGTTAACTCTGTTGATAACGGTGTATGGGATGCAATCATCAATGGTCCAAATGAAATTATTATGACTAATGGCGAAGGTGTCACCATACCAAAACTGGAAAGTCAGTGGAATGATAATGATAGGAAGTTGTGGTCTCATGATTGAAAAGcataaaatattctcatatcTGCATTAGGTGTTAATGAGTATTATCGTGTTTCTCATTATGAAACCTCCAAAGTTATGTGGGACGCATTATAAGTTGTCCATGAGGGAACTAATCAGGTCAAACAAGCTAACATCAACACATTAAGccaagagtttgaactctttcctataaagcatggtgaaaccattgccaatatgcaaaagagattcacacaTCTTATTAATAGATTAAATTCTCTAGGTAATATTATctccaatgatattgctactaataaggttttaagatgtcttaataggCAATGAAATCCAAGGTCACCGCGATTAAAGAAGCGGATGATCTTAAAGCACTTGATCTTACTACTTTGTTTGgtaaattggaagaacatgaggAATAATTCACTTGCTTTAAAAAACATGAAAAAAGAGTAtgaaaagaagatgaagaaagatAAAGGCAAAGACAAGGAAGAGGTGAAGAAGTCCATTGCTCTAAAGACTTCTAGTTTAAATTCCTCAAAGAATGAGCTTAGTGATTGTGAAACTAAGATGACGAAGACTCTGATGAAGAAGATATGGGGTTGCTCATCAAAAGGTACAATAAATATATGTGAGAACAAACAAATAAATACTCTGAATATAAGGATCGTAGCAAATCCAGAAGGTTGTCAAATTCCTCAAAGGAAGATGAAAAGAAGAAAAGTAAGGGTAGAAGTACATGTTATAATTGCAGCAAAGAAGGTCACATTAGGCCGAAGTGTCTTAAGATCATCAAATAAAAGGAGAGAGGTCATCACAAAAGGTCCAACAAGTCTTAAAGGGCTTATGTTGCTTGGGAAAGAGAAAGTGGTTCTTCAAGTGGAGAAAGTTCTAACTCAAGCGACGAATCGACAAAGATTACATGACCAACAAAGGAAAGAAAAATAATGTAAGTCACTCTAAGCCTAAATCTACTTATGACTTATCTTGTTCTCAATTGCAAGAATCTTTTGAAAATCTACAAAGACAAGCCATAAAATCTTTCAAAAAGCTTGTGTCAAACAAAAGAATTTTCTCTCATTTGTAAGCAAAAATGTTGGAAAATGAAAAGAACATGGAAGCTATAAGAAAATCTATGATAGCTATTTTAAAAGATAGGTGTGATGATAATAGAACCTCATGATTTGGGAGAGCCACTTACTAAGAAAGGACCATGTATATGCGAACCATGTATATGCAACTTATTCTAGGGCGGGCACCTGATGAAGGCTAATCCTATATCGTCTTTTTGTGGGTTTTCACAAATATATCACTATGAGAATTGTAATTTTATGTGATAACATAAGAACTAATATGAACCATTAGATTTATAATAAATTGGTGACATCATATGTCATTTTTATTCTCAATTATTTTCTCTCTTCTTCATTATTAAAATAAATGacttaaattaaaatattatatttttgaCTATCAAAATTCTCTCTTCTCTCActcatttattttaaatctaatAGTTCAGAATATTCTCATATAAAATTATCATTCTCATAATATACGTTATATATATGATTCATCATTCTCACGTGGTGCAGACAACAAGTCCAAAAAAAACATTTTACTTTTTAACGAATTCAATTTTTTCTTTAATTATCTCTTCCCTTTTGTCAATATTTTTTTCTATAATTATCTCCTCCCTTTTGTCAATATTCTCATCATCACTCTTCACATATAAAACTATTTATATGAAAACATTGTAAACATTGACTTCAATTTATTTCTATAAAGTTGTAGTACACAGTCTCTTCCTTTTGTCAATGTTTTTTCCTATAACCTTCATAAACATTAGTTAATGATTTTCTTTATCACTTTTCACATATAAATTTATATTATATGAAAACATTTTCAATGTTGACTTCAATTTATTTCCATAAAATTGTTTTGGGATGCACTCCATTCCAAATCACTATACATAATCTCAAATATTTAAAAACATTATCCATTGCCTTATTCATTCATGACTTAGGTATCAAAGAATTTTACAAATACCACCCCTCATCATTTCTTCAAATCAGAATGAAATCCTAAAAACAAAGCaccattatatatatataatttttaacAAACCTTAATTCTAAAACTAGATTGATTTCTCTCATCATGATCCTCAATATTTATAATTTATACAATATATAAACCTTTCAAAACTCTACTCCAAAACATACTTAAagtgaatatatatatatatcaaaagTCGAATCTAGTAAAAAACAAACACAACAATATTATCCTTGAGAATCTTCTATTTCCCTTTAACTATGTTATTATAATAGTATAAAAAGTATAATCTCATCATCATCTTTGTTTATCATTCTCCCTTTGAAGAACGGCCAAGAAAAACTCATTCCAAACATCAATAACACCTGGCAAACACCAATGAGTACAATCATTATAACCTTTCATCCATTTATTTCCCCAATGTTCACCAGGATGTCCATCTGGTCTCATAACCATTGCATTAGTCACATCCAAAATCTCAAACCTAGTATTCCCTTTGTTATTATTCTTAACCTCTTTAAACTCTTCCATTTGAACATTCCTTAACTTCAATTCAAATCTATTCAAATCAACTTCCTCTTCATTCATAGGACCTGTCCTATTGCAATATCCTCCAGTGTTCCAAATTCCATTCTCAAAATGAGCAGGTGCAAATGTCCTTATAATTGTGAACAGTTTCCTTTTCCTACAATCTTTGCAATTGTTGATGTATTTCAACGACGTTTTAAACGCTAACCCTAGTGGAAAATCTATGTCGTAATTCTTGACATTTTTTTCACTACAATAAATGCAACCTAATAATTTTCCACCTTCATGTAAAAACATTAGTCTGAAAAACCAATGGCCACCGGAAATTATTGCGTAGTCCAGTTCAGGTATTACTTTAGCCCAATCTTCATCTACTTTATCCATTTGCAAGTCGAAAATACCTGATCCTGTTCCATTTACAATTCTTTCTTCGCCTTCTATAAGAAATCTACTCCATAGTATCATGAGAGTGAAGTCATGTTTAGGAAAATAATATGTCCTGAATTTATCTTCTGAGTCCTTGTGTATATCTATTGGAGTTTCTTCCTACAAAATTTCATAAGAAATTGTGACAAAGagtacaaaatatgagcacacAATTAACATATAGCTGTGATTCATGAGTGAATTAAATGTCAGAAAACAATACATAAGATATTTGTATATGAAAAATAGAATAAAGCTTTCTATAAAGAAAGTTACTAATTACATGGACAAGTAATCGAACTATTTATTTGAATGACAAAGCCAAATAGTTAGGCCACATAGAGAATATAGTTTTCAACAACAAAAGAGGAGAATTGATATGGATAACTAAGGAGTAAGAGACAACATTGGGTAAAGCAATTCAGCAAGATTAAAGGGAAACACAACATGTCGCAACATAATAGATGATGCCCAAGCCGAGACGAGGTTGGTGAAATACAAACACAATTGAGCAAGAACTAACTTAATCTTACTCAAAACTATTGAAGTCTAGCATGATTATCAAGAATCAAAACTTAGTTAAAAGCACACCTTTAGATAGAGTCAACGAAATTATATCAAAAAATGAGAAGTAACAATCAACTATCAAAAAATGAGAAGTAACGATCAACTATGAAGTACAGACTCCGACATGAACACTGTGACTCgataattaaaagaattaaaaatattctaatcaaaattaatatttttaattctttttataTCATCGTTTTAAAATATATTTAACCCTTTTAGATAAGTATGAGATTTGGCCTTAAAAAAATGTATAAGGTCGGATGGAAAAAAAGagaaataatttattttaaaaaaaaattgtctGAATTGTGTAACATGTGTTGGATGAGTGTGTGTCgaaatatataaaaaaaacattTATTTGATAATACTTATTTGATTTTTTTGatatttgtttgattttttttGACACGTATCGGATACCTTGACACATCTATGTCTAGAAATGTCCGTGGGGATAGGATAAAACATTACCCACTTAAATAGTCAAATGAAGCATCATTATTTTTGGATCACTATAAGATAGTTTTATATAAAAATACAATCATCAATAAATTTCAAACAAGATAAGTCATGAAATATATATTTTGAATTTCATTTATCCCTcttaaaagaattaaaaatattCTAATAAAAATTCATATTTTTAGTTCTTCATTCATATTATTGTTTCAAAACATACTTAAACCTTTTAAATTTGTATGAGATTTTGTATAAAAAAATGAATAAGGTGTGATGAAGAAAAAAGAGaaacaatttaaaaaaataatcttGTATGAATTATATGGATGTTTTGACATCAATTCAACAAATTTCAAGCATATAAAAAAACCATTTATTTGATTACACTTGTTTAACTTTTTTAATATTTATCTGACTTTTTCGAACCGTATTGTACGAATGTCGTACAAATGTCGGATATTGACACATGTTAAATATTATATCTGATTTTTTCAAATCGTATTGTACGAATGTCACACAAATGTCGGATATTGACATATATTAGACACTGTGACACGCCTACGTCTAAACGTGTTCGTACTTGATAGACAACCAAACATAAAACAACACATATCTCATTAATAAGAATAGGATAAAACATTATCCACTTAAATAGCCAAATAAAACATCATTATCATTTTCGGAtcaccataaacagtaagatAGTTTTATATAAAAATACAATCATCAAGAAATTTCAAACAAGATTCATTTAATCAATCAAACTATTTAAGCATATTATCACATTTATCTATACCTTTTTCTTATGTATTTCTTAATTAAAATATTGAGGTACTACTTAAAATGTGTGTATTTTTAGTATAGATTAAATAAAATACTATGAATTTGTATAAAATTTATCATGACTTTAAATATTCTAAAACATTTAATAATATTAATTAGGAATTTCTTTAAATAAGAGTCAATAAATATATTTAGTAACTTAAAAAATGACTTATATCTAAATATTTTTTTTGTCAAACAACCAAAATATAATGTTACAATTAAAATTAATACAATTGATTATTTTCTTAACAATTGCACAcaatttatttaaatataataCTCTTTTGAAACCATAGTTTCTGCACATTTTGTTTAGTCAAAATATTGATGTAATCACCTTTTTCAATGGCGTTATTGAAATTACCGTCTAGACGGGTATGTTATTTTTTTAATACACATCAATGAAAAAATAagtaatattttttatttaaatatatttttttaaatacaGTATATTAAAGTTAATGgtaaaaaattatatatattttttttaaatacaGTATATAAAAGTTAATAATAGtgattttaataaaaaattattaaataattataCAATAAAATAAAGATAAGAATTATAGAAAACTAGGGTCCACTGGAATAAAATATTGCCTTGTTATAGATTAGAAACACTATTAAACTCATTTAATAAAGAT from Lathyrus oleraceus cultivar Zhongwan6 chromosome 1, CAAS_Psat_ZW6_1.0, whole genome shotgun sequence includes:
- the LOC127120055 gene encoding xyloglucan O-acetyltransferase 3 codes for the protein MKSSKSFHDKFHNYAQRETYPNLLIKGLPFIVTLLIITILSFFFLYSPNPLSIVPNQDLEIIQKHSQKDEFDHAKTFVPNQEHDTIEEHQHVSPSELHKEKKTCDIFKGHWIRGIRGSSYYTNSSCPTIPDSKNCFKHGRMDSDFLNWKWKPENCELPMFDPKFFLNIVRGKKMAFIGDSVARNHMDSLLCLLSQEETPIDIHKDSEDKFRTYYFPKHDFTLMILWSRFLIEGEERIVNGTGSGIFDLQMDKVDEDWAKVIPELDYAIISGGHWFFRLMFLHEGGKLLGCIYCSEKNVKNYDIDFPLGLAFKTSLKYINNCKDCRKRKLFTIIRTFAPAHFENGIWNTGGYCNRTGPMNEEEVDLNRFELKLRNVQMEEFKEVKNNNKGNTRFEILDVTNAMVMRPDGHPGEHWGNKWMKGYNDCTHWCLPGVIDVWNEFFLAVLQRENDKQR